The DNA sequence ATTGGTATATTAGTATTTCATTTGGCGAATCTCCTTCGAAGAACTACCCCCAGGCTGTTGCATTAGCTAAATCAGCCCCACAATACATAGAAAATGTAGTAGATAATAAGATTTTACATCAGGCTGTTTTTTCTGATGAACCTAGTGAATATCTACAGTTCATTAAATTATACGAGTTAGTATCAAACTGGAAATCATGTTATGTAATAATTAATGGCGCTATGGTCGACCGCAAAATAGTAGGAAACTTAAATTATTGTTATGGTGATAAATGCAGAAGTGGAAAATCTGACTTCTGTTACGGTGCAAGTGAGTATACTTCAAATCCTTTTGGTTGCCACAGAGCACAAATGCATGCTTATAATGATCCTTGGTACTCTTATGGAATAATGGATACAAAAGGAATATTTCATGTTGACAAGGATGCAATTAAAAAAGAACTTGTTTCTAGACTAGCTCCATATAAATTATGCCCTGCACTTGATATGGATGTAGTTTTAAGTAATGTAGATAAATTGCCTAATACTATAAATCCAAAAGTTGATAAGGATTGGGAATATACTACTATTATTAAAAATGGTATCCCATATGAAGGTGTCCAGCCAACTTTAGAAGCAAGAGGTTTGGCTTATACAATTAATATAAACTTAGATGATATTTTTAATGATAATACTGATAATACTAGTAATTCCTCCGAAAATTTTATAGTAAAAAATATTAACGATAGAAAAAAAGACAAATCTAGTACCATCACCAGTACAAAACCAACTAAAAAAGGTAGAATTCTTAGAGTATTAATTTCGATTTTTATATTTGCTTTTATTGGAAATTTCACAATCGTACATATAGATAATCCAATTATTGGGTTCCCAGCATTGTTTTTTGTAATATACATATCTTTCAAATTGGGATCCTTTATAACTGATAAATTATTTAAAGATAGGCAAACTGACAACTAGGGCCTAGACATAATAGTCTGGGCCCTAGTTTAGCATCATTAGAAAGGAGGATTAATATGCTCACATGAATTTTATAATTTTAGTTTGTAATGTTAGCTATTAGTTCTAAGTTATTTTTAGAGGAGGGTTGCTTATGAAATCTGATTTTATTTATGTTCCAATTGTTAAGTGGAAAAAGGGAGAGCAAGAAGCTTTAAAGGAGCTAGATGATTCTATAAAAGATAAAATAATACCTTTAATAGAAATAACTCCAGATTTTGAAGTAACTAAGTTTGAAGATTCTTTATCTAATTGGGATAATAGATATTTTTACTTCGATGTATTACAAGAAGTTTATGAAGAAAAGGGAGGAGAAATATACTTTGAACTTTTAAACCAATGCGATCCAGAATATGTAATTCCAGTAGTTTTCTTATCAGATGATGAGGAAGCAATAAAGGAAGCTTGGGATTATTCAAGCAACGGAATAGCCATTAGAATTACAAGTGATGATTTGGACGAATTGGAAGAAAATATTAGCAAAATAACAAAATATATAGATATTAATGATGTGGATTTAATAATTGATTTAAAAGATATTAATGAAAACAATTTTAGTGAGAAGAAGATAGTAGCTAGAGCACTATTCCAATCTATACCTGATATTAATCTTTATAGAAGAATAATATTATCAAGTAGTGCATTTCCTCAGTATTTAAGTGGAATCTCTAGGTATAAAATATATCAGTTTAAAAGATATGATTATCAGCTTTGGGAATTTGTTAAAAAACAAAGTGCAAAGCACAATATTAACTTAATATATTCCGACTATTGTATTAGTGCTCCAGGTTACTTTGAATATAAGCCTTATATGAAATTATCACATAACTTAAGATACACTTCGGAAGATTCTTTTATAATTATAAAAGGAGAAACTATAAAGAAAGGTGGCTTAGATTCAGAAAATGTAATACAATCATGTAAAATGCTCATCAATGACGAAAGTTATTCAGGAAAAGATTATTCCTGGGGTGACAACTATATATATACTAGATGTAATGATGATGTGAAAAATTTCGGCAATCTCTCAACCTGGAGAAAGGTTGGCACTAATCATCACATTACAATTGTGATTAATCAGCTCTCCAACCCTTCCTAACTTTTAAAGCTTCTCTTGTATATTCTATTATTTCATTAGGAGGTATAGCCTCCATGGCTATATCTCTTAATTTTCTTCTATTTTTATTAGACAAGCCCTTAATTCCCTTACTTTTTAATAGTTTC is a window from the Tepidimicrobium xylanilyticum genome containing:
- a CDS encoding beta family protein; amino-acid sequence: MKSDFIYVPIVKWKKGEQEALKELDDSIKDKIIPLIEITPDFEVTKFEDSLSNWDNRYFYFDVLQEVYEEKGGEIYFELLNQCDPEYVIPVVFLSDDEEAIKEAWDYSSNGIAIRITSDDLDELEENISKITKYIDINDVDLIIDLKDINENNFSEKKIVARALFQSIPDINLYRRIILSSSAFPQYLSGISRYKIYQFKRYDYQLWEFVKKQSAKHNINLIYSDYCISAPGYFEYKPYMKLSHNLRYTSEDSFIIIKGETIKKGGLDSENVIQSCKMLINDESYSGKDYSWGDNYIYTRCNDDVKNFGNLSTWRKVGTNHHITIVINQLSNPS